Sequence from the Nasonia vitripennis strain AsymCx chromosome 5, Nvit_psr_1.1, whole genome shotgun sequence genome:
CCCACCAGGGCTCGGTGCAGAAGGCGATGGACTTTGTCTCAAAAATTGATTAGGTGTGACGTTTCTTGGCCCGGGGAAACCAGCATTCATCATTTCCACCGGCTGCGAGTATAAATGTAATCAGTACCTTTCTGCGTAAAgcaaaaagttaattaaaagaaatactCTTAAATATTATCATGACCTTTCTTTGCAAATGACCAAGTTGCGTTTGAGACAACTGATTTGCAGCCATCTGAGCAGGATTTATTTGGTTCATGTGCTGCGACTGTTGTGGTGGACCCTGCTGCTGATTTGGAATTCCAGGTTGCATGCCCGAAGTGATTGGGCCGCCCAATTGATGTCCGCCCATTTGATTTTGCATTTGATTCTGCAACATGACAAATGAATGCATTAATGCCAGTGAATAACGATATTTAATGCTAGGTAATGTTACCTGCATGGCTTGCATTTGACTGGGCCCTATTTGTGGCACAGTCATTTGTGGCCCACCCATTTGTTGCGGCTGACCAGTCTGAGGTCCCATTTGCTGTCCTATATTTCCCTGATTCATTTGATTCATTTGAGCTAGCATTGTGTTTCCTTGCATATTTTGCATTTGAGCCATTTGATTTACGTTCATTGGTGGGCAACCAGGTTGAGCTGGCATCATACCCATTCCTTGCATCTTGTTGTGCATTCCAGGCATATTCATTGGTTGTCCAGGGCCACGATTCAAAGTTTGTAGAACTGATAGTTGACGAATAGAGAATAGGAGAAAATGTCAAGGACTTATTTCATTTGAATTAAAGGGAGATTAAACTCACTGTTTGCAGCGTTATTGGTAACAGGAGCTTGCTGAGGAACCATATTTTGTGGATTTTGCCCTGGGCCTTGCATTCCCATGTTAGCGTTGTTGCCGGTACCTTGACGAGCTAGCGTTTGTAGTGCTCCAATGGGGTCTGGCATACCCTGCTGAACAACGGGATTAGCATTATTGGCTCCTGGAGTCATTGATCCTGCAGGCTTCTTATTATCTGTAACGGAGTGAAAAATAGCGTTTAACATGGAGTGAGAAAATAAAGGAACGCAAATATCGAGCAAAAAGACTTACTCATTTGAGAAATGTGGAGTATGAGTCTAGCAACAAAACTCAAATAATCATCCTGAAATGTTAAAGTTCGTTAGATATGCAATATGCAAAATTATTGCTACTAGAATTATGAAGAGGTAGCCAACGATCGTACCTTGGTCTTGGCCTTCATAAACACATGGTTCTCCATGTCACTGGCATTTTTGACCATAGGTATTTGGTACTTTTGAATGTGCTCGTCTCTAAAAATCAGAGTAATTGACATTGGATGCATCTGCGATGGTATGCTTATAGCTTACGAATCATAAGAAATGAGCAGTCTTACATTTTAGCTATCATGCTTTGCCTGAAAGTAGGCGTCCTCCACGAATTCGGATCTTCCGAAGACATTTTTGCACTTTACGGCTTGATTGGTCTGCGAAATTTGAAGCTTAATTATGATGCGCGAAACCTAACAAGGCTATCATTAGAGCGGAAAAGAAGTCAACGCCGCGCGGATACGTTTACGCTACATCGAGAGCAGCTATTGTTCCAAGCTGTAGGATACGTTTTCTTTTGATTAGTCGGCAACGAGTACCGTCCACAATATGCTTCCCAGCAGTCTGCGCTATTATATTGGTTTTCTATACCCGCTCAGTGATTTCTTCGCTTGTGGCCATTAATCTGGAAATTCGGAGTAACGTCGCAGCGATGTCGCGATGCTAAGTAGTTGTTTACCATCGAGGGGGCATGAACTTATAGGTTTAGCATAGGACTTGGGAgtagtgcgcgcgcgcgcgggtgcgTGCAAGCTGTGCAAACCGCAGCGTTGCCAACTTTCGAAAAGCGCGTCGCTCGAGTCCGCCTCGTTGGCGGCTTGCTTTTGAAAGGAAAACCTGCGGGAAAATACATCGTTTGCACCGATGACAATCCGATGATCGTAATTTattgcgcgcgcgacaatAATAGCGACGCTTCGGTAAACATCTCCAATCGATGCAAATCCCCTTTTCTCGATCCGAGCTTCGCCGGCGCCGGAAAGTGAGTTTCAGCCGAATTCTAAGATTAACTGCTCCCGAGAGGGAGAATTATAAGCAACCCCCCCGCGGCCGTCACACCGGAGTCAATCGGTGACGCTGGCAATTGTGTAACCGCCGAAGCGCAGCTGCGTCTTTCTTTTCGCACCTCGCTGATGgcgtgccgcgcgcgcggggagtCCCTGCAGCGAGAGATATATATATGGCAGGCCGTCAAGTGGCTGGCCGACACTCGCCCGTCGAGTCTCGCTGCCTGCCAAAGTATAATTGAGGATGGCCGAACGAGCGCACTCCCTTCCTGGgccgtcgccgctgctgctgctgctcctggtCCTGCTCGGCTGCGCCGCGGCCCCAGCGTTCGACGAGGCAGATGGTAATTGTATGCAGAGGCGCGGGAAATCGTCGAATTATTTACACCTTATTAGTATTTAGTCATCGACGGCTGATCGAGCGAATGAAAATTTGAAGCCAAAGGTCTGTGCCCGCGCATCGTGAGCCGAGCCGAGTGGAAGGCGCGCAAGCCCCTGGAGCGCGAGCCCCTGCCGACGACGCCGACCCCCTACGTGGTGGTCCACCACGGCGGAGTCTCGAGCTACTGCCAGGACCAGCCGAGCTGCTCGGCCATAGTCCGCTCCTACCAGAACATGCACCTCGACGAGCACGGCTGGGCCGACATCGGCTACCACTTCCTCGTCGGCGAGGACGGAAACGTGTACGAGGGCCGGGGCTGGGACCTCGTCGGGGCCCACGCGCCCGGCTACAACGGCCAGGGCATCGGCATCTGCCTGATCGGCAACTTTGTCGGTGAGTCGAGGGCTCGTTACGACGTCGATTGATCGGCCGGCTCTACTCCTATgctctgttctctctctccccctcctcCCGCAGATTTCCTGCCGAACGAGGCCGCGCTGCGGGCCCTGCGCTCGCTCATCAGCTGCGGCGTCGCCCTCGACAAGCTTCGCGAGGACTACAGCGTCATCGGGCACCGGCAGGCCCGCAACACCGAGTGCCCCGGACAGGCCCTCTACGAGTACGTGCAGCGGATGCCCCACTGGACCGACAGCCCGACGCCCGTGCCGCTCAACTCCAGCTCCGGCTAGCCCGTCTCTGCAGCTGTACCCATTGTAGTAGCTCCGCTAGAATCGactgtttgttttttttttttgaatacTTATAAAAGAGCCTGCTGTACCTCGAAGCACGAGTTTTGTCTATTCCGATCCCCGTGCCAAATACCCGACCGGCGCGACAAGAGCGAGCCCATTATTGTCGGCCTTACgtaacgagcgcgcgcgcgcgcatctggaaaatggaaaagaatACGCGGCAATTATTGCGCCGCAATTagcgcgacgacgatgacgacgaacGAAGCTCCCGTCTCTGCGACTGCTCCAGCAGCTTTATCAATAAGCCTCCGGACAAGCTCGTCGTTATTTATACTTTTGTTTAAACTCCTTACGTTACTACTCGTACTTGACCTGCTGTACAATTTTGGCCGCACTGAGAAATAAGTCGCGATCGCGATCAGTGAGCCGACGATACGGATCTCCCGCCGTCGTCGCCGGTGCTTTACACGAATTCGATTCGCGATCGGATTAGGAAAAACTTCACACATCTAATTCGCGTCCTCGGTACCGTAATAAGAGCCGAGAAGCCATGGCATTGAACGATACGCGTATAAATAATACATAGCacaaatgcgcgcgcgcgcgcgcgctacaGAAGCTCGGAGATAAAAGAAACGGAAAGAGAAGCCGATAAGCGGCTCGCCGCGGGAGCGAAAGCGATCGGGGAAGAACTGAGGCGAGATATCGAGCTCGGATTACGGATAAATTCATCGACGCACACTGCTGCATTCGAGTGCTGGCCTTTAGCCGATCGAGTGATCGCGGCTGCGGGAGGGCTCTGTGAAAAGTTTTACAACGCCGCGATGAGATTCTCGTCgctcttgctgctgctgctgctggcttcGGCTCCGGCGACTCGAGGAAAGTCCCTGCCTGACAATTCCGTCGACGGTAATGCGATTTCTCTAGTTTTTCTTCCGAATTGCATAACGCGCACGCACGATATACAGATCCTGGCATAATAAGGAGAGCGGATTGGGGCGCTAGGCAGCCAAAGGGCCCGCTGGCCCCGCTGGCCGTCGAGCCTCCGCCCTACGTGATCGTTCACCACGCTGCCTCGGACACCTGCACGAGCAGAGCGATCTGCCAAGCTAGGCTTCGATCTTTCCAGGTAAGCTCACTCGCATAGCGATCGAATGCCACTGGTACAATTGATTCTGCACCAGGACTACCACATGAATACGAAAAAGTGGAGCGACATCGGCTACAACTTCCTCGTCGGCGAGGACGGAAACGTTTACGAAGGTCGAGGTTGGGGAAAAGCCGGCGCCCACGCGAAAACTTACAACGACAAGAGCATCGGCATTTGCGTGATCGGCAACTACGAGAGTGAGTGAGCCCCGTACTCCCCTTGATTACGTGcatgtctctctttctctctctctctctctatatatatatacgtttcTGCGCTTCACAGATCGGAGCCCCAACAGCGCCGCGACCGAGGCGGTAAAAAGCCTCATTTCCCACGGAGTATCCCTGGGCAAGATCAACAAGGCCTATTCGCTGATTGGCCACAGGCAGGCCTCGCCGACCTCGTGTCCGGGCAACAAGCTTTACCAACTCGTTCAAACTTGGCCGAATTGGGTGAAAAGCCCCTGATGGCGCAAAAGACTAGACTGTTTAATGAAACTAATTCGATGATAAATTCTGTCTTATTTATcgactatttttattttatcatcatCATGCGGTTCACAGTCAAACTTGGGTGTAGATCGTGACCAGCCGATTCACGGCATTGTCGTAGCTGTCCGCTTCGGTTCTCACGCATATATCCAGTCTGGTAAAGCCTTTGCCGTCCAGGTTCATTCCGTGATCTCGTACCTGCGacaatttttgcaattttcaCCAACTACAATCGACTCGGATGTCTCGTGTCGGAGTAGAATTTCTTTACCTGCAGAGGGATTCTTCTGCCAAAGTGTTGGTTCAGCTCCGGGACGCAGACGACGGAGCCGTAGCTCAGCCTTGGAAGCTCCTCCATAGCCACGGTGACGTACTCGGCTCTTCCGTCGAGGAAATCCTTCGAAAACAATGTGCGCGTGTCTCAGCGTCAGCCGAGTAATTTCAGGATTTCGCAACTGAATTTTACACAAATGACGCGGCTGCCTATATTTATGCAAAGTTGCGGATAGAgatggcgcgcgcgcgttattgaTCGGCTGTCGTTCGAcatttttttcgcgatttaTCACATTGAAGGAGAAATCTCGGTGAAGACCCGAGCGATTAAAATCGTCGAATGTCGTCGACCTTTCTATTAATTATGCAGACGAACAGTTGCGGGATTCACGGCGTATGCGAAGAGAAATAAAGACGAGCCGAGCGGAAAAAACTAGTTGAGAATAATGCCGCGTCATTCGCGACAATAACTTAAGTGCACAGCggcttatttttcaaatgagTCGCGATCATCCGAAAGTAAGCCTGGATTATTatatcattatcatcattattattattattattattactacgAATACCTGCAAATTCCTCAACTTCTTTCCTCTCGAGTCGAGGTAATCGGACTCTGCGTCACTAGTGAAATCTGGATAATAAGCCGTGAGAGTGGCGTTATAATGAGGTCGACCGGTACAGCTGAGATCCGAATGACTCGGCGCTTGCGCTGCGAGCAATCAAGTAAAACTGTCATCGGGTGTGATGGCggaaaatgttaaaaatgagATTCGAGGAGGAGTCTACCGAACCATTGGCGCCAGCAGCTGCGAGCAGGCATAGCAAGAGCAATTTATCCCAGGTCTTCATCGTGCGATCGTACGGCAGTGCGATTTTCGACTGGCCACATTTGCCAAACGAACCGCTTCAACGCTTCGTGCGCGGAATACGCAAGCGTTGCGAAACGCGCGCGTCAGCTGCTTTCGAGTTAAGTAAAACTCGTCACTCAGCCTTTTTCGCGCACGGAGTCGCGCGGTAGCGTATAGACGAGGAAAATCGATGCCGAGCGCATCTTGCGCAGCGCGGCATGAATAAGTAAAAGTATAGCcttgcgcgcgagctctcTGCACTTTCTCGAAACTGCAGATTTTATTTCCATGCTACGTTTTCAGCATCGAGCAATAATTCATCGTTGTTATATACAACAATCCGCGCTTGTCTCGTCGCTCAAAATCGTATACCAACGAGTATAAGGGCCGTGTATACATTGTACAGGCACTGTGCGCGGCTCTGCGTGCGCTGTCAGAGGCAAGCGATCGGGTGTGGGCAGAGCTATAGCCGTCGCTTCGCCCCATTCGCCTCGCGGCTCCGCAAGCGCGAGCTTTTCTAGTCTCGGCGATACCAGCTCTCTGGCATAAGCGCTCTCGACGTGGCGGCTTTGGATCTTCTAGCCAAGCTTCCCAGAGCAGCGACGGATGACAGACCGCGAGTCCTCGGGCTGCTTTGAAAGAAGGTACGTATATACTCGATCCGTTCGAACGGAAAACAGCGCAATTTGCGCGCATAGCCAGAAGTGTCGCTTCAACTTTTTCCGCTGGAACGGCAAAAGTCTCCTCTTTACCGCGTAACCTAGTATATGCGCTCTTCAATTATGCAAGCGTGACTTGCAGTGAATTTTACGACGGCTCGAAATACGAATTGCCGCTGCGGATCAAAAGCTCTTATTATATATAGAAAGCCCGTGAACGGCCGCAGCCCCAGTTTCCGAGCTGGTTATACTCCGTAAAGGGAGTTAAACGGTTTATCGATATCCGACGCGACGAGCCTATACAACGTATAGACCAGCAGCACCATTTAGCCCCCCCCCCTGTGCGCTTTTCTTCGTCTTCGATCAAGCCAGTTCTGTGGATGACAGTGTTGACAGGATCGTCGCAGATGAACTCGACAAACCTGAAGCACTGGCTAAGTCGCGGCGAGCTCGACAAACTCGAGCACGTCGTCCTGGAAGGCAGAGGCGCGCGACTGCTGGCCGAGCAGTCGCCCGACCTCAGGACGAGGGTCTTCCTCAAGGGCTTGCCGAATTACCTGGTGGGTATCGGGCTTGGAGACGCGCGAGGCCGCCCTCTCTGCATTGGAAATCGAGGCTCACGCGACACTCACCGTTTCTCCGTTGCAGACCAAGATCTGCCAGATCCACGACGCGGTCGTGCGAGGCTCGCTGCCCGAGGCCCAGAGACTCGTCGACGGAGAGCCGAAGAAGAAGCTGCTCGTCGCCAAAGACGCGACTGGCACTCCGCTGATCCACAAGTCCGTCTACTACGACCACCAGGACATCCTCGAGTGGATCGTCGGCAATTACCCCGGGGCCGTTGAGCAAAGGGACAGGGTAGGTCTACTGCGTACCTCGGTAACGACGAAATCGGCCCACTCAAGATGCGTCGGTAAAAGAGAGCCGGCACTCCTCGACTACTCGAGCAGCCGCGGCATCGCGTGACCAGCGCGAACCACCTGTTTTATTTTCCGCTTCCTCCTTCCGCCGCCTCGTTTGCACACTCTGCTCTCTgctgaaaattatttactttctCTCTTTTGTCGAGCACAACCGGGGCTGTCGGGCGCTCTgctcctccccccccccccccccgactTACTTAACCGCCGTCGCTTCGCGCTTCAGGAGGGTCGGACGGCGCTGCACTACTGCGCGGCCTGCCGCGACCCCGAGGCCGTCTGGGACATCCTCATCGAGGCCGGCTGCGACGCGAGCGTCTGCGACAAGAGGGCCAACCCCGCGGCCTACTACCTGCAGCGCGGCTCCGAAATCGAGCTGCCCGAGCCCGACAGGATGCCCAGCCGCAGACTCCGCTCCAAGGACCCGTCCAAGTGGTCCGGCAGTGAGTACAGCTCCGTGCCGCTTCTATATATTGACGTTGTAAACACCTCCTCCGAGTCTATAGAGTGCCCCGCTCGTTTCTCTCTCACGCGCCGGCGATCGATTAGTCCGTAAATTTTTAAAGCGCACCTTGCGCGCGGCCACGTATCAGAGGCGCTGCTATACATACAGGGGCGACACGAATGGGCACCGATCcctcatttttttcttttttcaactttttcccGGCCCAATGTTTGACCCTAATGGCTCGCGAGTTGTTTGAAGGCGCTCCTCGTTAGGCCTAATGTTTCGACGGTCGTATCGGTTATCTCTCGGCCCTCGTCGGACTCTCTAATGGGCTTTTAATCGTTTATCATCGCTCTCGTTTTCCAGGGAAAATCCAGGCGCTTTTAAACCAGTTCCATTTGACGCCACTTTATACTTTATCGCCTAGATCAAATTCTACAACGGCGCGTCGCGTTTCTATGCAATTCGATAGGGAAATCATTGGGTAGTTAGACCAGCTGGCTATGAGTTTGGACGCGCACACCTATATGCGATGCTAAATTAATGAGGCTTTTCGGTGATTGACCCGGAAAGAAATCGCGCCATGGACATTTTAGAGCTCTCTATACGCTGCCtaatcttatttttatttcttcgaGTATAATGAAGGAGGCCGTCCGTCGACTCTTGGTCTGCGATTAATTCTTGCTCTTTCACAGCGAATCGCGAAGGAGCTTCAAGGTTAAAGCGAAAACTCCTCAAAATCCCGGGAGAGGTTTCGGTTCGGGAAATCGGCGAAATCTCGATCGATGAGCCTATAGAGTTTGGCGGGCAAATTGGCGAGCCCTCCGCGAAAATCACGCGGCAAACATGACAGAGCCGCGTGCAGTTGCGACTGAATAATTCAGCCGGACGGTTATAATGCGCCTCGGGGGCTCCGCTATAGGTGCAGTAGGTATACGCCTGTTTGCAGGCAGCGCGACGGGCGCAAATTTGCAGACGTAGCGCGCATAAATTGTACATAGACTGCAGTCTTCTGCGCATCGGCTCCGGACACTGCCGACTATAGGATGCTATAACGCGCGAGAGTAGGAAGAGGAGGAATTTTAGAGCCGCGCCTACCCGAATCGGAGTCAGTGCCCAGTGCCCAGTGGCAGTCGTCGCGATGGGGAAGGCGAGAGGGGCCCCGGCCACCGGTATTTATCGCAGAGTcctttgaattattattattattattattattttctgataCGATTAAAAAAGACCGACACGAATTGAACTATAGCTCACCCAACGCTTCCTTGCTTGCGACGTTTTGCTTTGAACGATTGGTCGCCCTCgttataattatgtaaaacGACGGGCGCGCTTGGCTATAGGGTCGAATCATTTCTGGCTCGATTTTTCTCCAGGCCTCGATTTCAAGCCATCCAACATAAGAATATGGATTCACAATAGAGACATCGGCAAGCTGCAGCACGTACTATGGGAGGGTCACGGATCGAAGCTGCGCTGCGAGACGAGCAACAACGTTCGCGTCAAAAGGTTCCTCGAGGCGGCTCCCTTCATCATGGTACGTATACGCGAGAGGCTCCTCGTCCGAGCGCTCAGCACTAACGATGTCGCGCTTGCGATTGCGCTTATCTGATAAAGGGCACGATCAAGGACATCCACAGCGCGAGCGTAAAAAACGACCTGGACGGCTTTAGAAAGAAGCTGGAGGAGCCCGTCTCGCCGATTATTTTATGCAGCAAGGACAGCAACGGCCTGAACGTGCTGCACAAGGTAACGATCGGCCGCGCCGCGAACCAACGCGAGCCTATATACTCTCTCGTCGGGCAAAGTCGATCGATCGAGGTTTTTAATGCGATGCAATACAGGCCGCCGGTCTGGGCTACGTCGAGCTGGCGAGGGACATCCTGGACAGATACCCGGCAATCGTGAACGCCCAGGACAACGAGAACCGCGCGCCCCTGCACTACGCGGCCGTCTGCAGGGACGGCGGGGCCATGTACGACCTGCTGGTGGAGTACGGGGCCGACGAGAGTAAAATCGACAACGTAAGCGCCCGAGCCCACGCTCTCGGCAGTATTATTTATACTCTTCCCCGTAGATCGCGCTTGAAGTTGACCGTTGAACGAAACGTTTCGCGAAACGAATTGATTCGCAGCGCCAGAAGACGGCCGCGTTCTACAAGAACAGGCCGGCCGACCTCGACCTGACCAGTCTGGTGATGGTGCCGGACGCGCCGCGCGTCTCCGGGACGAGCTACCCCCGGCACTGGGACTGGCGAATCATCGAGACGGACCAGCCGCTCACGCGAATGAGGCGAACCGGCAACAACGCCGACGACGACAGCGCCTTCGGCAGCGCAGAGTCGGCCAAGCTGAGCAACGCGGACGTCGCCAGCCCGGAGGTATTGCGCGATTGAATTGCACCAACAACACCGCTACCAGCACGAGTGAGCGCGAGATCGGGCCGAGCAAAAGAGTCTCTTGTTTTATTCTGAATTGGGCGGACTCCTTGCGCTATTTTGCATAGGCATACTATATATACCAGTTATTATAGACTAACGAATAAAGAGGAGAATTTTTAGATCTGCTGCAACTAGAGAACGATTGGCCCAGTGTTGGAAAGTAGAACTTGACTCTTGAAATCCTTAATACTGCTCGAATTTGCTGCTGGCACTGTACAGAGTAGCTGCACTTgtgaaatattaatttaatggGATTTTGGAAAATCACACCTGCACGATAAGATAGTGGCAAACGGAACGCTTGCTTCACTGGGTCGATCTTGTTAAATATTCAGTCGCCGCCTTCGCTACGTGTACCATTCGTCCGAAGTacggtatttttatttttccacaGACACACTTGGCATAGTTAATCACGAAATCGCACCAAAAGTAGACGGATCGATTGCTACCTCGAATGCTTCGATTTTTCGTCTTTATGATTACTTATTATGAAATCTTTTCATCGTTTCGAAAACTATAAGAGGTACTACAGTGTTTTTAGTGTCATCGCATCGATCACctgaaattttacaaacaattctCATTCGCTAAATCAATCGATGTTAGGTATTACGAAAGGAGCTTTGTACATACAATATGCCGATTCTGCAATCAGCGTTGGTAACGACTTGTGATATACTACTACTAAGTGCTTTCACAGGCTGTAAAGTACCCCCCGTACATCCACGTATTGGATTTACGAGcagttttttatttgattgcATCAACGCAGGCTGGACGATTTGGCAGTTTGCTTTAAAGTTTGCCAAAAAGAGCAACTGATCAGAGTTGCGCACTTTGCTTGCAAGCTGTTTCAAAGATTGTCGATAAGATGCAGTAAaaaggaggggggggggtgaaCAAAATTAGCAGACTCTTTTACGCTGTAGTCCCTCTTGTCAAGTACAAGTGAAAAGTCGATAAAGTCGCGaggaaaaacgaaaaattttcGCACACAGTATCTGTCAAAGCGCCGAGGCAGGCAAAAATACAATTGGCCCCTAAAAATCAAACAGATCGAGAACGCCGAAGGCGAGCTGAACGGCAACGAGGCCGCAGAGGAGGAAGAAGCCCCCGCGGGGGACGAGCCTGCCGAGCCTGCCGAGAAAGACGGCGAGGAAGAATCTGCGGAACACGAAGACGAGCCCAAGCCGGACGGGAACGATAACCCGGAGATAAAAGTGACCGaggccgccgacgacgacaacaacaacgacgacgaggcaGAAGAGGGGCAGGCGGAggaggagcagcagcaacccGTGGAAGGAGAAGAAGCCGTGCCGGAAGCGGGGGCGGTGGAGGAAGAGCCAGCGCCGAGCGACGAGGCGGTTCCCACCGAGGAAGAGGAGGCTCCGGAGAAAGAGCCCGAGGAAGAGGGGGATGGGGacgaagaggaagaggaggataAGGCCGAGCCCAGCACCGCGGACTCTGGCTTGGTCGGCACGCcgaacgacgacgaggagcagGTTAGAGATCAGTAGACACACCTGTCATGATATCGATGTTTCGTTATTTCATTGCAGGCTCGACGGCTATTCACCGCACAATCTACGGATCTATGATGTACTAATTATTTTTCCGTTCGATTTTGTCGCGCAAAACGCGGCTATTCTCTTATTCTGCTAGCTTGGAGGAGATAAATTCATTACCAAAGATTTTCTGTATTATATACCAGGGGAGTGAACCggttgatttttttcattttacttTTACGTGTCTCTGCGTGTGTCCCTTGTCTTCGCGACGTTTTATCGACAATCTTCTTCGTTACTCTTGTGATATTTCTAGCGTGGTTAGGAAGCAAAGTTCTCCGATAATAACTAAATGCGATTGTTTATTAAGTGTCTATGCAATATGTCTGTATCACCAAAGAGATTGTTATTCACAGCTATCTGGATTGCAAACGTACACGTACGACTTTCCTCGAGTATTTCTTAAgagaaactgaaaaaattgtcTTCTTCACAGTCACTTTAGTCACCACACTATATCCGTTTATGTACAATccaatttatttatgtatcaCTCGACACTCTTTTACTCGCATACTACATTATCGAATAACTGCAACGGTTTTAAGAAATACTCCAAGATATACATTATAACTATACTGTCGTTTACCAAAGTTCGCACGCTTTAAGTATTGCGAGAAATCCGAACGAACACGCGGGTAATCGACATACTTATATGTTTTGTACATACACTTATTATAAACACAGAATTCTCAATAAACTGTATGATTATTACACTGTACTACCTTGTTGTATACAATAATTAATCTAAAAGCACCCCTACCATTTGTATTTTAGTTAGTAAATGTTGCAATCATCGTCATTTCCCATCAGCTGTGCGAGGCAAAATTGAAATTCGTAACTCTTTCACTCTCCTTGTTCCCATCCCCCTCTTATCTATAGCGTAAGTAAATGATTCAAGACCGAGGAAAAGAACCAACAACGCGAGCTTGCCCGAGTCGATTTTCCCATTACTAATTCAGAAGCTTCCGTGCGGACTGGATAAATGCACCGAGGACCGGCTTGATTAGCTTTTAACGAGCAACGGCGAAATTATTTATCCGTGAATAATAATCTGCCCTTACATAGGAGGAAATGGCGGAAAACCGGGTCAGCCGAGCAATCGTTCCAAATCTCTATGAATAAAGTAACGAGAACGGCTCGCGCttccgtgtgtgtatacacagcGGGCAAAGCTGACCAGACAAGATAGCGATCGATGATAGAGCCGCGCGCGTAGATGCTTGTTCCCCCATAAAAGAGGGAACGGACGCGTCTGTACGAAGGGAGATCGATCGATATCGAAGAGGCGCACGACGTATATGTACGTACACAGACCGAGTGTACGTCGTGCTGCTGGCGGCCAGTGAAAATCGCGCGGCCGAAGCttctcgagctttttctcgCGCAAACCCTGCACGCGGATAATCGGATGCAAGCAACGAAAAGACATCGCTGGTGTTTCGCAGATTAAcggcgaggaggaggaggaggaggaggaggaggaagcggAGCCCGAGGCCCGCGGAGAAGAGGCGCCGGTCGAGGGGCACGAGCCTGGCATGGCCGTGGACGAGGA
This genomic interval carries:
- the LOC100119572 gene encoding uncharacterized protein LOC100119572; protein product: MKTWDKLLLLCLLAAAGANAQAPSHSDLSCTGRPHYNATLTAYYPDFTSDAESDYLDSRGKKLRNLQDFLDGRAEYVTVAMEELPRLSYGSVVCVPELNQHFGRRIPLQVRDHGMNLDGKGFTRLDICVRTEADSYDNAVNRLVTIYTQV
- the LOC100121644 gene encoding uncharacterized protein LOC100121644 isoform X2 — translated: MNSTNLKHWLSRGELDKLEHVVLEGRGARLLAEQSPDLRTRVFLKGLPNYLTKICQIHDAVVRGSLPEAQRLVDGEPKKKLLVAKDATGTPLIHKSVYYDHQDILEWIVGNYPGAVEQRDREGRTALHYCAACRDPEAVWDILIEAGCDASVCDKRANPAAYYLQRGSEIELPEPDRMPSRRLRSKDPSKWSGSLDFKPSNIRIWIHNRDIGKLQHVLWEGHGSKLRCETSNNVRVKRFLEAAPFIMGTIKDIHSASVKNDLDGFRKKLEEPVSPIILCSKDSNGLNVLHKAAGLGYVELARDILDRYPAIVNAQDNENRAPLHYAAVCRDGGAMYDLLVEYGADESKIDNRQKTAAFYKNRPADLDLTSLVMVPDAPRVSGTSYPRHWDWRIIETDQPLTRMRRTGNNADDDSAFGSAESAKLSNADVASPEIENAEGELNGNEAAEEEEAPAGDEPAEPAEKDGEEESAEHEDEPKPDGNDNPEIKVTEAADDDNNNDDEAEEGQAEEEQQQPVEGEEAVPEAGAVEEEPAPSDEAVPTEEEEAPEKEPEEEGDGDEEEEEDKAEPSTADSGLVGTPNDDEEQINGEEEEEEEEEEAEPEARGEEAPVEGHEPGMAVDEETAELVENGSMEQLAALVLTGEGHRLVGRHSSNPELQAFIDNVPAYMAKIRAVHKAAREGNLKELQISLDRRKFAVAKDPSSPHGATPLHVAVIFGHTPVVRYLAGRFPETAHALDLDGRTPLHYAATLADNGHYYNLLLHLGANPLVQDNFGQKADYYKQNQDDLSHKQLLRDFGAPDSLADEMLVDKDLNIFQDEEGRYLASSLGDPLIRGLTEVATTRPKDPVTYLATYLYNFANQDKPEEKSEDSNILIIPEGEETEQEGNSEETQENETENEIENDNDNDDGYPQSPDLDTPESLFASTERDENGQSSLHFAANRSHAKDGLYHLLQERQINIAFRDSRYRTGRDVAELSGNPENVQEIDRFVVYLAARGETDKLVELLMEGYDHILDTEDDGKNVLQIAEEEDNKSTVEFLKSIKNYTELRDEIHRAIRAGESLKVRELLEVNGEGARLLALGKNSTGRCSLHIAVLREHEDVVRYIAKTHPETLRVGDNLERTALHYAMGVPSVENMSSILIKAGAKRVQKDLRSRQPSYYFMNKTDIKQLQDEEESMNR
- the LOC100121589 gene encoding peptidoglycan recognition protein 1 isoform X1; its protein translation is MAERAHSLPGPSPLLLLLLVLLGCAAAPAFDEADGNSKGLCPRIVSRAEWKARKPLEREPLPTTPTPYVVVHHGGVSSYCQDQPSCSAIVRSYQNMHLDEHGWADIGYHFLVGEDGNVYEGRGWDLVGAHAPGYNGQGIGICLIGNFVDFLPNEAALRALRSLISCGVALDKLREDYSVIGHRQARNTECPGQALYEYVQRMPHWTDSPTPVPLNSSSG
- the LOC100121609 gene encoding peptidoglycan-recognition protein SC2; the encoded protein is MRFSSLLLLLLLASAPATRGKSLPDNSVDDPGIIRRADWGARQPKGPLAPLAVEPPPYVIVHHAASDTCTSRAICQARLRSFQDYHMNTKKWSDIGYNFLVGEDGNVYEGRGWGKAGAHAKTYNDKSIGICVIGNYENRSPNSAATEAVKSLISHGVSLGKINKAYSLIGHRQASPTSCPGNKLYQLVQTWPNWVKSP
- the LOC100121589 gene encoding peptidoglycan recognition protein 1 isoform X2 gives rise to the protein MAERAHSLPGPSPLLLLLLVLLGCAAAPAFDEADAKGLCPRIVSRAEWKARKPLEREPLPTTPTPYVVVHHGGVSSYCQDQPSCSAIVRSYQNMHLDEHGWADIGYHFLVGEDGNVYEGRGWDLVGAHAPGYNGQGIGICLIGNFVDFLPNEAALRALRSLISCGVALDKLREDYSVIGHRQARNTECPGQALYEYVQRMPHWTDSPTPVPLNSSSG